In a genomic window of Agarivorans albus:
- a CDS encoding endonuclease/exonuclease/phosphatase family protein, with amino-acid sequence MRWFFQALLISSSFVLLSSAAYAQLPVCDNQTLDYHPANIQNIQALPDTADFSVLVWNSYKGQNQGWTEQLEQFSQQADFMLLQEASRERMLAWSEGPQWHQYQAIAFEWLGDGLGVMNLAKFASEENCLALSTEPWIRVPKSALLQLYQWRQQQLLLINMHSINFTLSEEDYLRQLQQLGPWLAGYHDAVILAGDFNTWSSARLAVLEQFITAHQLKTVRFKPDRRTRFFGKALDHVFYRGLGVNQSESIVTESSDHNALLVHFRFAKR; translated from the coding sequence ATGCGTTGGTTTTTCCAAGCTCTGTTAATAAGCAGTTCGTTTGTTTTATTAAGCTCTGCTGCTTATGCGCAGCTGCCCGTTTGTGACAATCAAACGCTAGATTACCACCCTGCGAATATACAAAATATTCAAGCCTTGCCTGATACTGCAGACTTTTCTGTTTTAGTTTGGAATAGCTATAAAGGCCAAAATCAAGGCTGGACAGAACAGCTAGAACAGTTCTCACAACAAGCCGATTTCATGCTGCTTCAAGAAGCCAGCAGAGAGCGCATGTTGGCTTGGTCTGAAGGACCTCAATGGCACCAATATCAAGCTATCGCCTTTGAGTGGCTTGGTGACGGCCTTGGAGTAATGAACTTAGCCAAGTTTGCTAGTGAGGAAAACTGTTTGGCCTTAAGTACCGAGCCGTGGATAAGAGTGCCGAAATCAGCGTTACTGCAGTTATACCAATGGCGACAGCAGCAATTATTGCTGATCAACATGCATAGTATTAATTTCACTCTCAGTGAAGAAGATTATTTGCGGCAACTCCAGCAGCTTGGACCGTGGCTGGCGGGGTACCATGACGCTGTGATATTAGCCGGTGATTTTAATACTTGGAGCAGTGCGCGTTTAGCAGTGCTAGAGCAGTTTATTACTGCGCACCAATTAAAAACGGTGAGGTTTAAGCCAGATAGGCGAACTCGCTTTTTTGGAAAAGCTTTAGATCACGTGTTTTATCGTGGATTAGGGGTGAATCAGAGCGAGAGCATTGTGACCGAGAGTTCTGATCACAATGCCTTGTTGGTGCACTTCCGTTTTGCTAAGCGCTAA